One Felis catus isolate Fca126 chromosome D1, F.catus_Fca126_mat1.0, whole genome shotgun sequence DNA segment encodes these proteins:
- the COLCA2 gene encoding colorectal cancer-associated protein 2, which translates to MGPSGGNSVRLSDQVLPSPAGLCFEPEPVSSTPSYFQPREFSSCVSCEENTSCLNQIFDSYLQTETHLDPSLASAQSAPHYFPDSFQAAPFCVSQSLTPGSPSDSSTLSGSLDYSYSPAQLPSYAPENYSSPPSLDARNCGFPSEDYSYAHLPPDAQYDGFSSAGTSVCYCASCEAEHLDPIRASEYFSYPSSDYVNFAPSAAATSDFYKRGTNCDICYS; encoded by the exons ATGGGA CCGTCCGGAGGCAACAGCGTCCGTCTTTCAGACCAAGTCCTGCCATCTCCTGCAG ggCTGTGTTTTGAGCCTGAACCGGTTTCTTCCACACCCAGTTATTTTCAACCCCGAGAATTTTCCAGTTGTGTTTCTTGTGAGGAAAACACAAGCTGCCTCAACCAGATCTTTGATTCCTACCTTCAGACAGAGACACACCTGGACCCTTCACTCGCTTCCGCGCAAAGTGCTCCACACTATTTCCCTGACAGCTTCCAAGCCGCCCCTTTCTGCGTTAGCCAGAGCCTG ACCCCGGGATCGCCTTCTGATTCCTCCACTCTCTCCGGTTCCTTAGACTACAGTTACTCGCCGGCTCAGCTACCGTCATATGCTCCAGAGAATTACAGTTCTCCCCCTTCTCTGGACGCCAGGAACTGTGGCTTCCCCTCCGAAGACTACTCCTATGCCCACCTGCCCCCGGACGCCCAGTACGACGGCTTCTCCTCCGCCGGCACCTCCGTCTGCTACTGTGCGTCGTGTGAGGCAGAACACTTGGACCCCATCAGGGCATCGGAGTACTTTTCCTACCCCAGCTCAGACTACGTGAACTTTGCCCCCTCTGCAGCGGCCACCAGCGATTTCTATAAGAGGGGGACAAACTGTGACATCTGCTATAGTTAA